The following nucleotide sequence is from Longimicrobiales bacterium.
TCACCCATGCGGGCCGCGTCGAGCACCGCCTCTTCTTCGATGTCGTAGTAGTGGTAGTCGAAGTGCTCCGTCTTCAAGACTTTGAAGTCGAAATCATCGAATTGGACTTTGTTTCGTCCGAAGTACTGAGCACTTCCCGGTTGGGGCAGAGCGCCAACGACCACCAGTGCCAGCGTGGCGCCGAGTATCGCCCGAGACACATTCCCCGCGAGCTTCGTCAAGTCCATCGTCATCATCGCCTTGTATAGAATTGCCACCACCCGATCACTTAGACGATCGGCGTCGGCCGAATCACACATGTAGAGTTTCGAACCCACCAGTCCATTACTTAAGCCTTCGTCCGTAAACCCTCAGAGTACCCCGGCCGTTCCACTCTCGTTGACCTGCAGGGGGAACCTGATCCAGATTCTCCCCACTTCCGGAGTGGTATGCAAGCAGGCACCGTGCCTTACTTTGTAATCCCTACCGGTTAGACCCTCTTGTTTAGGTACGCTGTCATGAACAAAGCCCTTTCTTTTACGGCCATCATATGTGCCCTAGCGTCCTGCGCGGATGTGTCGCGGGCCATGCCGGAGGACGCCGGTGTAGAGTTCCCATCGCCCGCTGGTGATGGCAGCGGCGAGCCATTTCTGTCCGCGTCAGAGGACGGGGTGTTCATGAGTTGGCTGGAGCCAACCAGTGAAGGGTCGAACGCGCTGATGTTCGCCCAACTCGTGGGAGACGACTGGAGTGAGCCTTCTGTGGTCGCCGAGAGCGATGGCTTCTTTGTGAATTGGGCCGACTTCCCCTCCGTGACCCCGGACTCCGAAGGCACCCTGTGGGCGCATTGGCTGCAGAGAGGGGAAGCGGGCGGTTATGACTATGGGGTCCGCATCGTGAACTCACGAGATGGCGGCGAAACGTGGTCTGCGCCTTGGACGCCGCACGAAGACGGTACGCCCACGGAACACGGGTTTGTGAGCGCGATCGCAATGGACGGTTCGATCGGATTCTCTTGGCTCGACGGTCGCCAGTCCGTGGAAGGTCCGGACGGAAGCCTAGCGACCAAGGAAATGACTGTGCGTTGGCGCACGGCGAATGCCGACGGCACCCGGGGCCCAGAGACGCTCCTCGACGCGCGGGTCTGCGATTGCTGCCAGACGAGCGCAGCGCTGACACCCTCGGGCCCCATCGTCGTCTACCGTGACCGAAGCGAAGACGAGATCCGGGACATTTACGTGACGAGGAACATCGATGGGGCGTGGACCGATGGAATGCCGGTCCACTCGGATGGTTGGAACATCGCCGGTTGTCCAGTGAATGGTCCCGCAGCGACCATGGCAGGTTCGGATCTAGCGGTCGCTTGGTTTACCGCCGCTGACGATGTCCCACATGTGAAGGTCGCGTTCTCCGATGATGATGGGGCGACCTTTGGGGAGCCGTTCGTGGTCGATGACGGAAATCCGGCCGGGAGAGTACACGTCCTGGGCAGGCCTGACGGGAGCCTGTTCGTAACGTGGTTGGAGCGGACCGGGGGAGAGGCCGCGGAAGTCCGACTCCGTCGGTACGATCGAAACGGTGCGCAGGGAGATCCCGTCGTCGTGTCGAACTCGACGTCTGCCCGAGCCAGCGGTTTCCCGAGAATGGCCGAAGCACCCGATGGTAGCCTAGTGGTCGCATGGACAGACGCGTCTGCCGAGACACCAATGGTTCGACTCACGCGACTGGTCTTGGAGCATTAGACGATGATGGGGCTGAAGAGGATCATGATGGTCGGTGCTGTGCTCGCGACTGCGGCGTGCGCCGCGTCCGAGATGCCGGCAATGCCTCAGATGGGGAACCTGGCGCCGGCGTATGCTGCGACGACGCTCGCCGGCGAGGCAGTCTCGCTCGAGTCTCTGCGGGGCGAGGTGGTGCTGCTGAACTTCTGGGCCACGTGGTGTGGACCGTGTCGGTTCGAGACTCCTTTTCTCCAGGAACTGTTCGAGGAATACGACGAACGGGGATTCGAGATCGTCGGTGTGTCGATGGACACGGGGGACGCCGCGGACCAGGTGGCGATGTTCGTAGAGGAGTACGGTGTGTCGTACACCATCCTCCACGATTCGCAGATGCGCGGCATGGAGGTTTACCAGATCCTGGGACTGCCTGCGACGTTCTTGTTGGATCGGGAAGGCACGCTGGTTTGGATGAAGTATGGCCCGGTGAGTGAGACGGACACCGCCTTCTTTCAGGCCATTGAGGACGCTCTGAATTGAGTCTGATAGATCCAGAGCGCATCGAAACTCCGGTAGGGTATGTAGACCTTCAGAGGGTCCGGGCAAACGCTGCTCGGGCGGCTGAATACGCGGCGGGGCACGGCTTGGGGTGGCGTCCGCACGTCAAGACGCACAAGTCACTTCAGATTGCCGGGATCCAGCTAGAATCAGGCGCTCGAGGCCTAACGGTCGCTACACTGCGAGAAGCCGAAGTGATGTCCACGCTCACCGACGACATACTTCTCGCCTACCCGCCGGTCGGAGACGAGAAACTTCGCCGGCTCGTTCAGCTCAGTCCATCTCTCGATCTCAAGGTGGCCCTCGACTCTGAGGAGGTTCTGCGAGGTCTCGCGTCGGCCGCAGCTGCAGCCGGCCGAACTGTGGGCGTTCTGGTCGAGCGTGACGTGGGCATGGGTAGAGTGGGACTTCAGTCCTCAACGCAGGTTCTCGAAGTCGCCCGTCTCGCATCTGAACTGGACGGGGTCGAATTTCGAGGCATCATGTTCTATCCGGGCCAGATCCGCATGACTGAGGCGGACCAGGGTGTGCCCATCGCAGAGGTATCTGCGCTTCTCTCTGAGACGGTCCGGGCTCTCGAAGAAGGGGGCTTGTCGCCGGAGATCGTGAGCGGCGGCTCAACGCCGACATTGTATCGAAGCCACGACATGCCCCACCTCACCGAGGTTCGATCCGGGTCGTGCATCTACTATGATCGCGAAGGACTCGACATTGGGTGTGCCGGCCCAGACGACATTGCTTACACCGTGTTGGCTACGGTGGTGAGCACCGCGGTCGCCGGGCACGCAGTCGTTGATGCCGGTTCCAAGGCACTGGCGAAAGAAGGCCGGGTCGGTGACGGCTACGGCCAACTCTTGGATCGGCCCGAGGTTCGGGTAGCAGGTCTATCAGAAGAGCACGGTGTTCTGGATCTCTCACGGACAGATTGGGTCCCGAGTGTGGGAGACAGGGTCCGGATTGTTCCCAACCACGTATGCGTTTCGGTGAACCTGCAGGACGCGTTACTCGCGGTTGACGGTAATACCTACTCGATGCTCACACTTGAGGGCCGCGGACGCGGGCGCTGGGAGGGGTGAGTCCGGACCGCTTAGAGGCGCTCCTTTCGGCCGCCCCCGACATCGAGGTCCTAGTCGTAGGCGACCTGATGCTGGATCGCTACGTATCGGGCCACGTGAATCGGGTCTCTCCGGAGGCGCCGGTTCCCGTTGTCCGGGTGGATACGTCCGAGTCGGCCGTCGGGGGAGCCGGCAATGTCGCGGCTAACATCACCGCGCTCGGTGCACGCTGCAGCGTCGTCGGCTGTGTGGGTGAAGATCCCGCTGCTGATCTTCTCGGTGGGGCGCTAACGGCTCTTCAGGTAGGTGTGGACGGCGTAGTCCGGGACGGTGACCGGCCGACCACCGAAAAGACTCGTATCCTCGCAGGTCAGCATCAGATCGTCCGCTTTGATGTCGAATCGCACGACGACGTCAGCGCGGAAGTCGCGTCAGAATTGGTTCTCAGAATCACCGATTTGGCGCGGGGCGTTAATGCGATCGTGGTCGAGGACTACAACAAGGGAGTTCTCGTTCCAGCTGTGATCGAGTCGGTGCGGCAGGTCGCGGCGGTGCGCGGTATTCCCTGGATCGTCGACCCCAAGCGTAGAAATTTCTTTCGATTTCAGGGGGCGACGGTGCTCAAGCCGAACGCTCATGAACTCCAAGACGCGCTCGGAGAATTCATTCATCCGGATGACCCAGCATGGATGGAGGACGTCCGAAGCCGGCTGGAATGCCAGAACCTCCTTCTCACCATGGGGGAGCGGGGCATGGCCCTCCAGACGGCGGAGGGGGAGTCCTTACGAGTCCCAGCGGTCGCGCGAGGCGTGTATGACGTCTCTGGAGCAGGGGACACGGTTACCGCTCTGACTGCCCTCGTCCTCGCCTTCGGCGGTTCTATTGAGGAAGCGGCGTGCCTCGCCAACCACGCAGCAGCGATCGAGGTAGGAAAGCCGGGCGTTGCTACGGTCTCGCCCAACGAATTGCGGAGCCAGCTTGCGGCCCGCGCCATCACCTAAATCTGATTCATCCCACGTATCACGGAGCCATTAATGCCGGAACTCAAGCGAGTCCATACTGAGCACGCCCCCGCCGCCATCGGTCCATATTCCCAGGCGATCGTCTCTGACGGATGGGTTTTCTGTTCCGGTCAGATCCCGCTGGACCCGGAGACCGGAGAGCAGAACACTGGGTCTGTCGCAGATCAGACCGACTTGTGCCTCAGGAATCTTGAGCATGTACTCAAGGCCGCCGGTGCTTCCATCAATAGCGTCGTAAAAACGACGGTATTTCTCTCCGACATGAACACTTTTGCGGAGATGAACGAGGTCTACGCAAAACACTTTGGCGACCATCGCCCGGCGCGGGCCGCGGTGCAGGCCGCAGCCCTGCCCAAATTCTGCGATGTAGAGATCGAGTGCGTCGCTCGCGTGGAGGACTGACGCCGTAACCACGCCCTGAAGGCCCCAAAGTCGATTGGACGATTTTGTGCCTCAAAGCGTTGCTCCTTCGCCGATGTCAGCCTACTGTTATGTGAACATATGCGTCACGGGGCTGTTACGTCCGTGGTGTTTTGTGTTTGGTAGGAGAAAGAAGTAACACTGCACCCTGAGGAGCGTGGACGCGCTCCTGTTGTACATAGAATAGAAGTAAGGGTGATTCGCTAAGTCCCAACCTCAAGAAGGGAGGACAAACTAATGACGCGTCCAACGTCAGCACGCCTTACCTTCGGTGTAGCGCTCGCGGTTGCAGCGCTCGTCGGATGGTCACCAGCTCCGGTAGCTGCCCAAACAACGGGTACGCTTGTCGGAGTGGTGAAAGATGCTGCTTCGCAGCGTCCGCTCGAGGCGGTCCAGGTATACATCGGGGGCACCGGAATTGGTGCCCTCACGAATGCCGCAGGCCGCTTTTTGCTTCTCAATGTGCCAGCCGGC
It contains:
- a CDS encoding sialidase family protein; translation: MNKALSFTAIICALASCADVSRAMPEDAGVEFPSPAGDGSGEPFLSASEDGVFMSWLEPTSEGSNALMFAQLVGDDWSEPSVVAESDGFFVNWADFPSVTPDSEGTLWAHWLQRGEAGGYDYGVRIVNSRDGGETWSAPWTPHEDGTPTEHGFVSAIAMDGSIGFSWLDGRQSVEGPDGSLATKEMTVRWRTANADGTRGPETLLDARVCDCCQTSAALTPSGPIVVYRDRSEDEIRDIYVTRNIDGAWTDGMPVHSDGWNIAGCPVNGPAATMAGSDLAVAWFTAADDVPHVKVAFSDDDGATFGEPFVVDDGNPAGRVHVLGRPDGSLFVTWLERTGGEAAEVRLRRYDRNGAQGDPVVVSNSTSARASGFPRMAEAPDGSLVVAWTDASAETPMVRLTRLVLEH
- a CDS encoding TlpA disulfide reductase family protein; protein product: MMGLKRIMMVGAVLATAACAASEMPAMPQMGNLAPAYAATTLAGEAVSLESLRGEVVLLNFWATWCGPCRFETPFLQELFEEYDERGFEIVGVSMDTGDAADQVAMFVEEYGVSYTILHDSQMRGMEVYQILGLPATFLLDREGTLVWMKYGPVSETDTAFFQAIEDALN
- a CDS encoding alanine racemase; amino-acid sequence: MSLIDPERIETPVGYVDLQRVRANAARAAEYAAGHGLGWRPHVKTHKSLQIAGIQLESGARGLTVATLREAEVMSTLTDDILLAYPPVGDEKLRRLVQLSPSLDLKVALDSEEVLRGLASAAAAAGRTVGVLVERDVGMGRVGLQSSTQVLEVARLASELDGVEFRGIMFYPGQIRMTEADQGVPIAEVSALLSETVRALEEGGLSPEIVSGGSTPTLYRSHDMPHLTEVRSGSCIYYDREGLDIGCAGPDDIAYTVLATVVSTAVAGHAVVDAGSKALAKEGRVGDGYGQLLDRPEVRVAGLSEEHGVLDLSRTDWVPSVGDRVRIVPNHVCVSVNLQDALLAVDGNTYSMLTLEGRGRGRWEG
- a CDS encoding PfkB family carbohydrate kinase, giving the protein MSPDRLEALLSAAPDIEVLVVGDLMLDRYVSGHVNRVSPEAPVPVVRVDTSESAVGGAGNVAANITALGARCSVVGCVGEDPAADLLGGALTALQVGVDGVVRDGDRPTTEKTRILAGQHQIVRFDVESHDDVSAEVASELVLRITDLARGVNAIVVEDYNKGVLVPAVIESVRQVAAVRGIPWIVDPKRRNFFRFQGATVLKPNAHELQDALGEFIHPDDPAWMEDVRSRLECQNLLLTMGERGMALQTAEGESLRVPAVARGVYDVSGAGDTVTALTALVLAFGGSIEEAACLANHAAAIEVGKPGVATVSPNELRSQLAARAIT
- a CDS encoding Rid family detoxifying hydrolase, whose product is MPELKRVHTEHAPAAIGPYSQAIVSDGWVFCSGQIPLDPETGEQNTGSVADQTDLCLRNLEHVLKAAGASINSVVKTTVFLSDMNTFAEMNEVYAKHFGDHRPARAAVQAAALPKFCDVEIECVARVED